A window from Manis javanica isolate MJ-LG chromosome 10, MJ_LKY, whole genome shotgun sequence encodes these proteins:
- the UNKL gene encoding putative E3 ubiquitin-protein ligase UNKL isoform X8 — translation MTPPQQPPALKSEPDALGPSASSYNALGLNGVPGSIWDFVSGSFSPSPTPILSAGPPSSSSTSPNGAELARVRRQLDEARRKIRQWEESWQQVKQACDAWQREAKEAKERALAADSARQLALQKKEEVEAQFRRLQEELEGRGAAAVLPGLRRCGDLGAVPLPKLRSLRSQLRLDLEAVDGVIFQMRSKQCEVCRERAHGAVLRPCQHRALCEPCAASAPGCPYCDGQPIPW, via the exons ATGACGCCCCCCCAGCAGCCACCGGCCCTCAAGTCGGAGCCCGACGCGCTGGGCCCCTCGGCCTCATCCTACAACGCCTTAG GCTTGAACGGCGTCCCCGGGAGCATCTGGGACTTTGTTTCTGGCAGCTTCTCTCCCAGCCCGACCCCCATCCTGAGCGCCGGCCCCCCGTCCTCTTCAAGCACAAGCCCCAACGGCGCCGAGCTGGCTCGGGTCCGGCGGCAGCTGGACGAGGCCCGGAGGAAGATCAGGCAGTGGGAGGAGTCCTGGCAGCAGGTGAAGCAG GCCTGTGACGCGTGGCAGCGGGAGGCCAAGGAGGCCAAGGAGCGCGCGCTGGCGGCCGACAGTGCCCGGCAGCTGGCCCTGCagaagaaggaggaggtggaggcgcaGTTCAGGCGGCTGCAGGAGGAGCTGGAGGGCCGGGGAGCGGCCGCGGTGCTGCCTGGGCTGCGGCGCTGCGGGGACCTGGGCGCGGTGCCTCTGCCCAAGCTGCGCTCCCTGCGGAGCCAGCTGCGCCTGGACTTGGAAGCGGTCGATGGG GTGATCTTCCAGATGCGCTCGAAGCAGTGCGAGGTGTGCCGGGAGCGGGCCCACGGCGCCGTCCTGCGGCCCTGCCAGCACCGCGCCCTCTGTGAGCCATGCGCGGCCAGTGCGCCCGGATGCCCCTACTGCGATGGCCAGCCCATCCCGTGGTGA